One window of the Solanum stenotomum isolate F172 chromosome 11, ASM1918654v1, whole genome shotgun sequence genome contains the following:
- the LOC125846117 gene encoding pumilio homolog 15-like produces the protein MARNPKDSRLLQKILELNNYDHIQKILEVLSSIYEVMIYEYGHALFVKLVEFCNNQQLHLILSTFQFHMDLFLQTAFTKNGSMSIEMLILFALMTHRVERHIVEKCFRVLNEKQNEVLYRVISYFRDLATNVNGCCISLDVCIDHITNPLRKELLERIVNQSAYFAHDPSRNYVVQHILKLGDIEISNKVCLQLEKEYIQLAFKRTGNRVFGKCLESSKVETISVVDVLLTDAKAIARLAKHFYGSYVIRKALQYTKVHGQEVRHQDLVSFKGT, from the exons ATGGCTAGAAATCCCAAAGACTCGCGATTATTGCAAAAGATTCTTGAGCTGAATAACTATGACCACATACAAAAGATTCTTGAGGTTCTTAGTTCTATTTATGAAGTGATGATATATGAATATGGACATGCTCTCTTTGTAAAACTTGTTGAGTTCTGCAACAACCAACAGTTGCACCTAATTCTCAGTACATTTCAGTTTCATATGGATTTGTTTCTACAAACAGCTTTTACAAAGAATGG TTCAATGTCGATTGAAATGCTAATT TTATTTGCACTGATGACTCATCGAGTAGAAAGACACATTGTTGAAAAGTGTTTCCGTGTGTTAAATGAGAAGCAGAATGAG GTTCTGTATCGGGTTATTAGTTATTTCAGAGATTTGGCTACAAATGTGAATGGATGTTGTATATCTTTGGATGTTTGCATTGATCATATCACTAACCCTCTCAGAAAGGAACTACTGGAACGAATTGTAAACCAGTCAGCTTACTTTGCTCATGATCCTTCGCG GAACTATGTTGTGCAGCATATTCTTAAACTCGGGGACATAGAGATTTCAAATAAGGTGTGCCTTCAACTTGAGAAGGAGTACATTCAACTAGCCTTCAAAAGAACTGGTAACCGTGTTTTTGGAAAATGCTTAGAGTCATCAAAAGTTGAAACAATTTCAGTAGTTGATGTTCTTCTAACGGATGCAAAAGCAATAGCTCGACTTGCCAAACATTTTTATGGCAGTTATGTGATTCGGAAAGCGTTGCAATACACAAAG GTGCATGGACAGGAAGTGCGCCATCAAGATCTAGTAAGTTTTAAAGGCACATAG
- the LOC125844925 gene encoding uncharacterized protein LOC125844925: MAKPPPHAPCPDCNGGDPPCHPCSDCGGCIHNQFLESELEKWYQNRDLEDELHARDITIKDIRFTTEMLRLQREIERKDRELAYLVTELAKYMPCEIDKKELAEIAKGPFTKEYTKQVDEIVKKHFPEIAAIIKS; this comes from the exons ATGGCGAAACCTCCTCCTCATGCCCCTTGTCCAGATTGCAATGGAGGAGATCCTCCTTGTCATCCTTGTTCAGATTGCGGTGGATGTATTCACAATCAATTCTTGGAATCTGAATtagaaaaatggtatcagaatCGAGATTTGGAAGATGAACTACATGCTCGTGACATTACAATAAAAGATATTAGGTTCACAACAGAAATGCTTCGGCTTCAGAG AGAAATTGAGCGTAAAGACAGAGAATTGGCTTATCTGGTTACTGAACTTGCTAAGTACATGCCTTGTGAAATAGACAAGAAGGAGCTTGCTGAAATAGCTAAAGGGCCGTTCACTAAGGAATACACGAAGCAGGTTGATGAAATAGTTAAGAAGCATTTTCCTGAAATAGCAGCCATCATAAAATCGTAG
- the LOC125845065 gene encoding LOW QUALITY PROTEIN: uncharacterized protein LOC125845065 (The sequence of the model RefSeq protein was modified relative to this genomic sequence to represent the inferred CDS: inserted 2 bases in 1 codon), whose translation MATTEELADTKEWHVVKNWRNAQKEKERERRRIRDRLRRQTMSNEEREKHLARRRRNYQLRRQKVLNNSSFSTCQNYDSTTSAGYSNEEENQAIVPVSGLGVQLSDATFHPELYKSQQEPADASSTLHQGVEEMRYKVQRSQNIMPLYQIRHLARLLNSFSSKNEEIGTKDNVNTESKFLTHTCHVLFFXIRCLSIALNFN comes from the exons ATGGCTACTACTGAAGAGTTAGCTGATACTAAAGAATGGCACGTCGTAAAGAACTGGCGAAATGCACAGAAAGAGAAGGAGAGAGAACGTCGTAGAATTCGTGATAGATTGAGAAGACAAACAATGAGCAATGAGGAGAGGGAAAAACACTTAGCTAGACGTCGAAGAAACTATCAATTGAGAAGACAAAAAGTGTTGAACAATTCTTCATTTTCAACTTGTCAAAATTATGACAGTACTACTAGTGCAG GATACtctaatgaagaagaaaatcaagcaaTTGTCCCTGTTTCTGGACTTGGGGTTCAGTTATCTGATGCTACATTTCATCCTGAATTGTATAAATCACAACAAGAACCAGCTGATGCATCAAGTACATTGCACCAAG GAGTTGAAGAAATGAGGTATAAAGTACAAAGAAGTCAAAACATTATGCCATTATATCAAATAAGACATCTTGCTAGATTATTGAATTCTTTTTCAAGTAAGAATGAAGAAATTGGGACCAAGGACAATGTGAATACAGAGAGTAAGTTTCTAACACATACTTGTCATGTCCTTTTCTT GATTCGTTGTCTTTCTATCGCGCTGAATTTTAACTGA
- the LOC125844221 gene encoding scarecrow-like protein 13: MQQAEQYYAPYNVLKNSCKDSRSSGMQFSFQAQDEQFFTLDSSPATDYVVNDSPPALSVSSNRSPFSPQCSQSYMSDLHHSSDNTCGSPLSGCSGIDDCDLRHVLRELENKLLGPESDTDDSCSCSLNDMVSKPASVTRWNRVLDMAPGLNLKELLDACAEAVSDADISTAEALMRALEQRVSVSGEPMERLGAYVLEGIRARLLSSGSIIYKKLKCKELTGSELLSYMQVIFNMCPYYKFAYMSANVVIREAMMNENRIHIIDFQIAQGSQWMFLLHDLARSPGGPPFVRITGVDDDESAYARGGGLQVVGERLAEVAKSCGVPFEFHGAELSGCEVQLENLRVKHGEALAVNFPYMLHHMPDESVSTINHRDRLLRLVKSLSPKIVTLVEQESNTNTAPFLPRFRETLDYYTAMFESIDAARPRDDKERISAEEHCVARDVVNIIACEGADRVERHELFGKWRLRLMMAGFTPCQLSPSVGETIKDMLKEYSPNYRYAESEGALYLGWKNRALATSSAWR, translated from the coding sequence ATGCAGCAAGCTGAGCAATATTACGCCCCTTACAATGTTCTTAAGAACAGTTGTAAGGATAGTCGTAGCTCAGGGATGCAATTCTCTTTTCAGGCACAAGACGAACAATTCTTCACTCTGGACTCGTCACCAGCTACCGACTATGTTGTCAACGATTCACCTCCTGCCTTGAGTGTGTCTTCCAACAGGAGTCCCTTCTCTCCTCAATGTTCACAGTCATACATGTCTGATCTGCATCACTCATCTGATAACACTTGTGGTTCGCCTTTGAGTGGCTGTTCAGGAATTGATGATTGTGACTTGAGACATGTGCTTCGGGAGCTGGAGAATAAATTACTGGGGCCTGAATCTGATACTGACGACAGCTGCAGTTGCTCCTTGAACGATATGGTCTCAAAACCGGCTTCTGTAACAAGGTGGAACCGAGTGTTGGACATGGCCCCTGGCTTGAACTTGAAAGAGTTGCTCGATGCCTGCGCTGAAGCAGTGTCAGATGCTGATATCTCAACTGCTGAAGCTCTTATGAGAGCTTTGGAGCAACGGGTGTCAGTGTCTGGGGAACCGATGGAACGGTTGGGTGCATACGTGTTGGAAGGGATTAGAGCACGACTACTATCATCAGGAAGCatcatatacaaaaaattgaagTGCAAAGAACTAACTGGCTCGGAATTATTGTCTTACATGCAAGTCATCTTTAACATGTGCCCATACTACAAATTTGCTTATATGTCTGCGAATGTCGTCATCAGAGAAGCCATGATGAATGAGAACAGAATCCATATCATTGATTTTCAGATTGCACAGGGAAGTCAGTGGATGTTCCTCCTCCACGATCTTGCTCGTAGTCCTGGTGGACCCCCATTTGTCCGCATCACAGGTGTTGATGATGACGAATCAGCTTATGCTCGGGGTGGAGGTCTTCAGGTAGTAGGCGAAAGGCTAGCAGAAGTTGCCAAATCATGTGGAGTGCCTTTTGAATTCCATGGTGCTGAACTATCAGGCTGTGAGGTCCAACTAGAGAACCTTCGGGTTAAACATGGAGAAGCTCTGGCAGTAAACTTCCCTTATATGCTGCACCACATGCCAGACGAGAGTGTAAGCACTATCAATCATCGTGACCGCCTATTAAGACTAGTTAAGAGTTTATCCCCCAAAATTGTGACCTTAGTTGAACAAGAATCAAACACCAACACTGCCCCTTTCCTTCCAAGGTTCCGTGAAACTCTTGATTATTATACAGCAATGTTCGAGTCAATTGATGCAGCTCGTCCTAGGGACGACAAGGAGAGGATCAGTGCAGAGGAGCATTGTGTGGCACGAGATGTTGTGAACATAATAGCATGTGAGGGAGCTGATAGAGTGGAAAGACATGAACTTTTCGGAAAATGGAGATTAAGACTTATGATGGCTGGATTCACCCCATGCCAATTGAGTCCATCAGTTGGTGAGACTATCAAGGACATGTTGAAAGAGTACAGCCCAAATTATCGGTATGCAGAAAGCGAAGGAGCACTCTATCTTGGATGGAAAAATAGAGCTTTAGCAACTTCATCTGCTTGGAGATGA